A DNA window from Niabella yanshanensis contains the following coding sequences:
- a CDS encoding DUF6766 family protein yields the protein MASKQSFLKRNGLSIALLLLMLFSLAGQFLTGWSDKNNELILNDEPQLNAWAYLQSGHFIQATFENWESEFLQMALYVLLTVKLFQVGSSESKDPDKEEEVDREPKAKPGAPSPVKKGGVWLWLYSRSLSISFTVLFLASFALHFYGSLKNHNEEQLEEGLPPASWAKYIGDSGFWFESFQNWQSEFLSVASIVILSIWLRQKGSPESKPVDAPHSETGGG from the coding sequence ATGGCATCAAAACAGTCCTTTTTAAAAAGAAACGGGTTAAGCATCGCCTTACTCTTGCTGATGCTGTTTTCGCTGGCCGGGCAATTTTTAACCGGCTGGTCAGACAAAAACAATGAACTGATCTTAAATGATGAACCACAACTGAACGCCTGGGCTTATTTACAGAGCGGTCATTTTATACAGGCTACCTTTGAAAACTGGGAAAGCGAGTTTTTACAAATGGCCTTATACGTGCTGCTTACCGTAAAATTATTCCAGGTAGGCTCGTCCGAATCAAAAGACCCCGATAAAGAAGAAGAAGTAGACCGCGAACCAAAAGCGAAACCAGGGGCTCCGTCACCCGTAAAAAAAGGGGGCGTGTGGCTATGGCTGTATAGCCGCTCATTAAGCATCTCATTTACCGTTTTATTCCTAGCATCCTTTGCGCTCCATTTTTATGGTAGCTTGAAAAATCATAATGAAGAACAGCTGGAAGAGGGTCTGCCCCCCGCATCGTGGGCTAAGTATATCGGGGACAGCGGCTTTTGGTTTGAATCTTTTCAGAACTGGCAAAGCGAATTTTTAAGCGTTGCCTCCATAGTTATTTTATCCATCTGGCTCCGCCAGAAAGGTTCGCCGGAGTCCAAACCCGTCGATGCGCCCCACTCGGAAACAGGTGGTGGATAA
- a CDS encoding CinA family protein, which translates to MNSDLISKQLSDQLELIKNFCIQNGETIAAAESVTSGVIQFMLSTAQEAQQIYQGGITVYNSAQKAIHLNADPVYAEKVKGVSSELSTQLARSACTLFRSQIGIGITGFATPVPEEGINEVFAYVSITRNGELLVNEKLVPETKGPAAQWEFAETTIQRLATILSNTKH; encoded by the coding sequence ATGAACAGCGACCTTATTTCGAAACAACTCAGCGATCAACTGGAACTCATCAAAAACTTCTGTATTCAGAATGGAGAAACCATAGCAGCGGCAGAAAGTGTCACCTCGGGTGTTATACAGTTTATGTTGAGCACAGCACAGGAGGCTCAGCAAATCTACCAGGGTGGCATTACTGTTTATAATTCTGCGCAGAAAGCCATCCACTTAAATGCCGATCCCGTATATGCGGAAAAAGTAAAAGGAGTAAGCAGCGAGCTCAGCACACAGCTCGCCCGGTCCGCCTGTACCCTTTTCCGGTCACAGATCGGTATCGGCATCACCGGCTTTGCCACCCCGGTTCCGGAAGAAGGTATTAACGAGGTATTCGCTTATGTAAGTATCACCCGGAATGGCGAATTACTGGTGAATGAAAAACTGGTACCTGAAACTAAAGGCCCCGCTGCGCAATGGGAGTTTGCCGAAACCACCATTCAAAGGCTGGCCACTATTTTGTCCAATACGAAACATTAA
- a CDS encoding KTSC domain-containing protein, with protein sequence MPSSVIAGYSYNKEEQVLRIVFVSGMVYLYKGVPASIFESFKRSGSKGIYFNRFIKNQYSFERVND encoded by the coding sequence ATGCCATCGTCCGTTATTGCCGGTTATAGTTATAATAAAGAAGAACAGGTACTACGCATCGTGTTTGTATCCGGGATGGTATACCTGTATAAAGGAGTACCGGCGTCTATATTCGAATCCTTCAAACGTTCGGGGAGTAAAGGCATTTATTTTAACCGGTTTATAAAGAATCAATATTCTTTCGAACGTGTTAATGATTAA
- a CDS encoding zinc-dependent alcohol dehydrogenase, which produces MKAALIKGPRNISYDTVDDPTIQDGRDIILKVTATAICGSDLHLYSGGIPQVRPMVMGHEFMGIVEEVGKGVNNLKRGDRVVVPFPVACGHCFFCQHDVPGNCENSNPEHYGPEGGLVTEKGGGLFGYSDLYGGYDGGQAQYVRVPYADYGPRIVPENLTDEQVLFLTDIFPTGYTGVDWGELKPGQTVAIFGAGPVGIMAAKSAILRDAGKVIIVDTLQYRLDKAAQLTGCHTILWEDGAKDVVAEIRDLTEGRGADVCIEAVGFEPSRNILEKAKAVINFEAGSVKVLEACMSAVRRSGYVSVLGVYPTTYDNFPIGQFFDKGIILRGGQAPAHKYIDMLMGYVAEGKVKLDDIITHRLPLSQIAHGYEIFNKKEDDCVKVVLDPWK; this is translated from the coding sequence ATGAAAGCAGCACTGATCAAAGGTCCCCGCAATATATCTTATGACACGGTTGATGATCCCACGATACAGGACGGCCGGGATATTATTTTGAAAGTAACCGCTACGGCAATCTGTGGATCCGACCTGCATTTATATAGCGGCGGTATACCGCAGGTGCGTCCTATGGTAATGGGCCATGAATTTATGGGCATCGTAGAGGAAGTAGGCAAAGGAGTAAATAACCTGAAGCGCGGAGACAGGGTAGTAGTGCCTTTCCCTGTAGCCTGTGGTCACTGCTTTTTTTGCCAGCACGATGTGCCGGGTAATTGTGAAAACAGTAATCCCGAACATTATGGTCCCGAAGGAGGGTTGGTGACAGAAAAGGGCGGCGGACTGTTTGGCTACAGTGATTTGTATGGCGGATATGACGGAGGTCAGGCCCAGTACGTACGGGTACCTTATGCGGATTATGGTCCACGAATTGTACCGGAAAATCTCACTGATGAACAGGTATTGTTTCTGACCGATATCTTTCCTACCGGTTATACCGGTGTGGATTGGGGTGAGTTAAAACCCGGTCAAACAGTAGCGATCTTTGGCGCCGGCCCGGTAGGCATCATGGCGGCTAAGAGCGCTATACTGCGCGATGCCGGTAAGGTAATTATTGTAGATACCTTACAGTACAGGCTCGACAAAGCGGCTCAGCTCACCGGTTGCCATACTATATTATGGGAAGATGGCGCTAAAGACGTAGTAGCAGAGATCCGGGATCTGACTGAAGGCAGGGGCGCGGATGTATGTATTGAGGCGGTAGGTTTTGAGCCTTCGAGAAATATACTGGAGAAGGCAAAAGCTGTTATCAATTTCGAAGCCGGATCAGTTAAAGTGCTGGAAGCCTGCATGAGTGCTGTGAGAAGAAGCGGGTATGTGTCGGTATTGGGTGTATATCCCACCACTTATGATAACTTTCCTATCGGACAGTTTTTCGATAAAGGTATTATTCTAAGAGGCGGACAGGCACCAGCCCATAAATACATTGACATGCTGATGGGGTATGTAGCTGAAGGTAAGGTGAAATTAGACGATATTATCACCCATCGGCTACCGCTTTCCCAGATTGCACATGGCTACGAAATTTTCAATAAAAAAGAAGATGATTGTGTGAAGGTGGTACTAGACCCCTGGAAATAA
- a CDS encoding YciE/YciF ferroxidase family protein has product MAKTSGTTKKTTRSASAGLSAAAGLTDLLKQRLQTIYWAESELVKTLPQLKEQSNSQELQAAITEHIAQTQMHVTRLEEVFNALNEKAGAVKCEGLQGILKEGAVTISRAEQGPVRDAAIIGACQLVEHYEIASYGTLAAYAKVLNEKQVLDLLLKTLTEEKKSDQILSGIADTHLNASAAGQV; this is encoded by the coding sequence ATGGCAAAAACATCTGGTACTACAAAAAAAACAACCCGGTCTGCTTCAGCGGGCCTGTCTGCAGCAGCAGGCCTTACAGATTTGTTGAAGCAGCGGCTTCAAACTATTTATTGGGCTGAATCGGAGCTCGTAAAAACATTACCCCAACTGAAAGAGCAAAGCAACTCACAGGAGTTACAAGCCGCTATAACCGAGCATATTGCTCAAACACAAATGCATGTTACCCGGCTGGAAGAAGTATTTAATGCATTAAACGAAAAGGCAGGTGCAGTTAAGTGCGAAGGGTTACAGGGTATTTTAAAAGAAGGTGCGGTAACCATCAGCCGGGCTGAACAAGGACCGGTGCGTGATGCAGCAATCATCGGCGCCTGCCAGTTGGTAGAGCATTATGAAATAGCTTCCTACGGAACCCTGGCGGCTTACGCGAAAGTGCTGAATGAAAAGCAGGTGCTGGATCTGCTGCTGAAAACATTAACGGAGGAAAAGAAGTCTGATCAGATCTTATCAGGGATAGCAGATACGCATCTCAATGCTTCAGCGGCCGGGCAGGTATAA
- a CDS encoding catalase, giving the protein MEDNNKSYHNGNDPKAEQLKAYTSNHQGEYLNTNQGLKINDDQNSLKSGERGATLLEDFILREKITHFDHERIPERIVHARGSGAHGFFELYESLEPYTKAKLFTDTSAKTPVFVRFSTVAGSRGSTDLPRDVRGFAVKFYTQEGNYDLVGNNMPVFFIQDALKFPDLVHAVKPEPHNEIPQAASAHDTFWDFIGQMPESMHMIQWLMSDRAIPRSLRMMEGFGVHTFRFINAENKASFVKFHWKPLLGVHSVAWDEAQRISGKNSDFHKQDLWDAIDQGQYPEWELGVQIVTEEEEHNFPFDLLDPTKIIPEEMVPVRRIGKMTLNRNPDNFFAETEQIAFHPGHIIPGIDFTNDPLLQGRLFSYTDTQLSRLGGPNFHEIPINRSIPEVHNHQRDGMHRMQINKGKVAYNPNTLAGGCPFQAKMAEGGFHSYEERIDAKKVRARSRSFFDHFSQATLFYNSQSEAEKRHIQNAFSFELGKVMVEGIRQRIVDMLLEVDVDLAHIVAANLGLLPKKLPQPVTGSIPADGDPEAHHSFKEELPVAASEALSMQNTIRDIRTRRIALLAADGVTGEALVQLKSALVEAGATCKVIAPKQGFISSDDGELVKVDESFLITSSVLYDAVFIADHSNTTLLADCKDALHFVAEAFKHCKAIGATETGNSLLQIALPQEAIQSAGVITDGNTGAFMEAVAQHRFWEREETPVVAA; this is encoded by the coding sequence ATGGAAGACAATAATAAAAGCTATCATAATGGTAATGATCCCAAAGCCGAACAATTAAAAGCGTATACCAGTAATCACCAGGGTGAATACCTGAATACCAACCAGGGGTTAAAGATCAATGATGATCAAAATTCTTTAAAATCTGGCGAAAGGGGCGCTACCTTGCTTGAAGATTTTATCCTGCGTGAAAAGATCACGCATTTCGATCATGAGCGTATTCCTGAACGAATTGTACATGCAAGAGGGTCAGGGGCACATGGCTTTTTTGAATTGTATGAATCGCTCGAGCCCTATACAAAAGCTAAGTTATTTACTGATACGTCGGCAAAGACTCCGGTATTTGTAAGATTCTCTACTGTAGCCGGTTCCAGGGGCTCAACGGATCTGCCCAGGGATGTGAGGGGTTTTGCTGTTAAGTTTTATACGCAGGAAGGGAATTACGACCTGGTAGGTAACAATATGCCTGTTTTTTTTATACAGGACGCGTTGAAGTTTCCTGACCTGGTACATGCTGTTAAACCCGAACCTCATAACGAAATCCCACAGGCGGCATCAGCACATGATACTTTCTGGGATTTTATAGGACAAATGCCTGAAAGTATGCACATGATACAATGGTTGATGAGCGACAGGGCTATTCCGCGCAGTCTCAGGATGATGGAAGGTTTTGGCGTACATACCTTCCGTTTTATTAATGCTGAAAATAAGGCCAGCTTTGTAAAGTTTCATTGGAAACCCCTGCTGGGCGTACATTCTGTGGCATGGGACGAAGCACAACGTATTTCCGGTAAGAACAGCGATTTCCATAAGCAGGATCTTTGGGATGCTATTGATCAGGGACAGTATCCCGAGTGGGAGCTGGGTGTGCAGATAGTAACCGAAGAAGAGGAGCATAATTTTCCTTTTGACTTGCTGGATCCTACCAAGATCATTCCTGAAGAAATGGTACCGGTACGCAGGATCGGTAAAATGACCCTGAACCGCAACCCCGATAATTTCTTTGCAGAAACAGAGCAGATCGCTTTTCATCCGGGGCATATTATACCTGGTATCGATTTTACCAACGATCCTTTATTGCAGGGAAGATTGTTCTCCTATACTGATACACAGTTATCGCGTTTAGGAGGGCCTAATTTTCATGAAATACCTATTAACCGTTCTATTCCTGAAGTGCACAATCACCAGCGCGACGGCATGCACCGGATGCAGATTAATAAAGGAAAGGTGGCGTATAATCCGAACACTTTGGCTGGTGGCTGCCCCTTCCAGGCTAAGATGGCTGAAGGTGGCTTTCATTCTTATGAAGAACGCATTGATGCTAAAAAAGTAAGAGCGCGTAGTCGTAGCTTCTTCGATCATTTCAGCCAGGCTACCTTGTTTTATAACAGCCAGTCGGAGGCGGAGAAGCGCCATATTCAAAATGCTTTTTCTTTTGAGCTGGGAAAGGTAATGGTAGAAGGTATCAGGCAAAGAATTGTAGATATGCTGCTGGAAGTAGATGTGGACCTGGCCCATATCGTAGCCGCTAACCTGGGACTGCTGCCTAAGAAATTGCCGCAACCTGTTACCGGTAGTATCCCTGCGGATGGGGATCCGGAAGCGCATCATTCCTTTAAAGAAGAGTTGCCTGTAGCGGCGTCTGAAGCACTGAGCATGCAGAACACTATCAGGGATATCAGGACCCGCAGGATCGCGTTACTGGCGGCTGACGGGGTTACCGGTGAAGCTTTGGTACAGTTAAAAAGCGCCCTGGTAGAGGCCGGAGCTACCTGTAAGGTAATTGCGCCTAAACAGGGTTTTATCAGCAGCGATGACGGCGAACTGGTAAAGGTAGATGAGAGTTTCCTGATCACTTCGTCTGTTTTGTATGATGCAGTTTTCATAGCTGATCATTCGAATACTACACTGCTGGCGGATTGTAAAGATGCTTTGCATTTTGTGGCCGAAGCTTTCAAACATTGTAAAGCTATCGGGGCTACTGAAACCGGCAATTCCCTGTTACAAATTGCATTGCCCCAGGAGGCGATTCAAAGCGCAGGTGTCATAACCGACGGCAATACCGGGGCATTTATGGAAGCAGTAGCGCAGCATCGCTTTTGGGAGCGGGAAGAAACGCCTGTTGTAGCAGCCTAA
- a CDS encoding SDR family oxidoreductase: MSKLKPKEEVNPPQEQPRPGSEEQMKPVPETDPLSKGSGKLQSKRVLITGGDSGIGKAVAKLFASEGAHIALCYLNEDEDADQAKAEIEHWGVNCVLIPADISREDSCREVVRIAVESLGGLDILVNNAATQWEQEDIANISTEQLLKTFSTNFFSCFWVSKYALEHLQEGSCIINTTSVTAYRGSPTLMDYAATKGAIVAFTRSLAGSLVKRGIRVNAVAPGPIWTPLIVSSFDAEKVSEFGSDTPMKRPGQPNEVAPSYLFLASEDNSYMTGQVLHPNGGEIINA; the protein is encoded by the coding sequence ATGTCGAAGTTAAAACCTAAAGAAGAAGTGAATCCGCCACAGGAACAACCCCGGCCCGGATCAGAAGAGCAGATGAAGCCGGTGCCGGAAACTGATCCGTTAAGTAAAGGCTCCGGCAAACTGCAATCTAAACGGGTGCTGATTACCGGTGGTGATAGTGGTATTGGAAAAGCGGTAGCCAAGCTATTTGCCAGCGAGGGTGCGCATATAGCACTTTGTTACCTGAACGAAGATGAAGATGCTGACCAGGCAAAGGCTGAGATCGAACATTGGGGTGTTAATTGTGTATTGATACCTGCCGATATCAGCAGGGAAGACAGTTGCAGGGAAGTAGTCAGGATTGCAGTAGAAAGCCTGGGCGGACTGGATATACTGGTAAATAACGCTGCCACGCAATGGGAGCAGGAAGATATAGCTAACATCTCCACGGAGCAATTATTAAAAACATTTTCCACCAATTTCTTCTCCTGTTTCTGGGTAAGCAAATATGCGCTTGAGCATCTACAGGAGGGGTCCTGCATCATCAATACAACTTCGGTTACAGCCTACCGGGGAAGTCCCACGTTAATGGACTATGCAGCTACCAAGGGGGCTATAGTTGCGTTTACCCGCAGTCTTGCCGGCAGCCTGGTGAAAAGGGGCATCCGGGTAAACGCAGTGGCGCCGGGTCCTATCTGGACACCCCTGATCGTTTCTTCTTTTGATGCAGAAAAAGTGTCGGAGTTTGGAAGTGATACGCCCATGAAGCGCCCGGGCCAGCCCAACGAGGTAGCGCCCAGTTACCTGTTCCTCGCATCTGAGGATAATAGTTATATGACCGGGCAGGTACTGCATCCAAACGGTGGTGAGATCATCAATGCGTGA
- a CDS encoding FAD-dependent oxidoreductase: MNRDGALQSAWQQEIKKFDTPPAIADVYDVAIIGAGITGITCAEKLQASNQNCIVLEAVNIGHGTTGGTTAHLNTFFDSSYDKVIRDFGKDNARLLAQAAKEAIATIKANVQKYQIDCDFEEKEAYLFATDEKQAKELDDLFEGSLEAGIDISWSDAHTFPIPFVKQARIGGQAQFHPVKYIRALAEAFVKMGGTIFEDVRVQDIEEAEDEVLVLNTTKGVIRCRHAVYATHTPPGVNLLHFRLIPWRSYVVAVRLKEGNYPDALGYDLQDPYHYYRTHTINGEQLLIAGGKDHKTGHEEDTEQFFRELEDHVQLHYDIDSVAYSWSSQYYEPVDGLPYIGHLPGGFKEVYVAAGYNGNGMIFGTLAGTILTSLIHTGDHNYKELFDPSRVKPVAGFSKFVEQGADFISSFIKDKFSTEKIRSLVELNNDQAKVVKYDGEAYAMYKDNGGQLHAVSSTCTHVHCNVVWNNAEKTWDCPCHGSRFNINGKVLNAPAVKDLSRVHLAEPDETV; the protein is encoded by the coding sequence ATGAATAGGGACGGAGCTTTACAAAGTGCCTGGCAACAGGAAATAAAAAAATTTGATACGCCTCCGGCTATCGCTGATGTATATGACGTGGCCATTATAGGAGCCGGTATTACCGGTATCACCTGTGCCGAAAAGCTGCAGGCGTCGAATCAGAATTGTATTGTGTTGGAGGCAGTCAATATAGGGCATGGTACCACCGGCGGCACTACCGCTCATCTGAATACTTTTTTTGATAGTAGTTATGATAAAGTCATCCGCGACTTTGGTAAGGATAATGCGCGGTTACTGGCGCAGGCCGCTAAGGAGGCTATAGCTACTATAAAAGCGAATGTGCAGAAGTATCAGATCGATTGTGATTTCGAAGAAAAAGAAGCATACCTGTTTGCTACAGATGAAAAACAGGCGAAGGAATTAGACGACCTATTCGAGGGGTCGCTGGAAGCAGGGATTGATATCAGCTGGTCCGACGCGCATACTTTTCCTATTCCTTTTGTAAAGCAGGCTAGGATTGGCGGGCAGGCGCAGTTTCACCCGGTAAAATATATACGAGCCCTGGCAGAGGCTTTTGTGAAAATGGGAGGAACTATCTTCGAAGACGTACGCGTACAGGATATTGAAGAAGCTGAAGATGAAGTATTGGTGCTTAATACTACCAAGGGGGTAATCCGTTGCCGGCATGCTGTTTATGCAACACATACGCCACCCGGCGTTAACCTGCTTCATTTCAGGTTGATACCCTGGCGTAGCTATGTAGTTGCAGTAAGGCTGAAAGAAGGTAACTATCCCGATGCGTTGGGCTACGATCTCCAGGATCCCTATCATTATTACCGTACCCATACCATTAATGGTGAGCAGTTACTAATAGCGGGAGGGAAGGATCATAAAACCGGCCACGAAGAAGATACAGAGCAGTTTTTCAGGGAATTAGAAGATCATGTACAGTTGCATTATGATATCGATTCGGTGGCCTATAGCTGGTCTTCGCAGTATTACGAACCGGTAGACGGGCTTCCTTATATTGGTCATTTACCGGGTGGATTTAAGGAAGTGTATGTGGCGGCAGGTTATAATGGAAACGGTATGATATTCGGTACGCTTGCAGGAACCATTCTTACTTCTTTGATCCATACGGGAGATCATAATTATAAAGAATTGTTTGATCCCTCAAGGGTCAAGCCTGTAGCAGGTTTTAGTAAGTTTGTGGAGCAGGGGGCTGATTTTATATCCAGCTTTATAAAAGATAAATTTTCTACCGAAAAGATCCGGTCCCTGGTTGAGTTAAATAATGACCAGGCCAAAGTGGTGAAATACGACGGCGAAGCTTACGCAATGTATAAAGACAATGGCGGACAATTACATGCCGTAAGCAGCACCTGCACGCATGTTCATTGCAATGTGGTTTGGAACAACGCGGAGAAAACCTGGGACTGCCCCTGTCATGGATCAAGGTTCAATATTAACGGGAAAGTACTGAATGCTCCGGCTGTAAAAGATCTCAGCCGGGTACATCTGGCCGAGCCAGATGAAACAGTTTAA
- a CDS encoding chemotaxis protein CheB, whose amino-acid sequence MKKRKDPGPALEPVLGEKERIIVVGGSAGGINALRAFVKGLAADFISPVFIAWHMSPDASGILPELLSTLTSLKVAHALDYEPIAPGRIYVAPPDHHLLVEQGHVRVTRGPKENRFRPAIDPLFRSAAYAYRNRVIGVIVSGALDDGVAGLWTIKNNGGISIVQDPADADIPSMPQNALREAPIDHCVPAADFPALLLKLTQQRMPARKPKMEQAPLGLEKDIAGELKGAGMKAFSLGELSPFSCPECHGVLARIKEGSVIRFRCHTGHAYSADTLLSGLTEQIEQELYSAMRGMEESILLLNHMGDHYAEDNEPAKAAFCFRKAKEAEERSQQVRNIINTQEALTRERITEALSVGENKTA is encoded by the coding sequence ATGAAAAAAAGAAAAGATCCAGGGCCTGCCCTGGAGCCCGTACTCGGCGAAAAGGAAAGGATCATCGTAGTAGGCGGTTCTGCCGGTGGTATTAATGCACTAAGAGCTTTTGTTAAGGGACTCGCAGCGGATTTTATTTCCCCTGTTTTCATTGCCTGGCATATGTCGCCGGATGCCAGCGGCATACTGCCCGAATTATTGAGTACCCTAACTTCATTAAAAGTAGCACATGCGCTCGATTATGAGCCGATAGCGCCGGGACGCATCTATGTAGCGCCGCCCGATCATCACCTGTTGGTGGAGCAGGGGCATGTACGGGTGACCCGTGGTCCTAAAGAGAACCGCTTCCGGCCGGCGATAGATCCTTTGTTTCGTTCTGCTGCCTATGCTTATAGAAACCGTGTCATTGGTGTGATTGTTTCCGGGGCGTTGGATGACGGAGTAGCAGGTCTTTGGACGATCAAAAATAATGGTGGTATCTCCATTGTACAGGATCCCGCCGATGCCGATATCCCTTCTATGCCACAAAATGCTTTACGGGAGGCTCCTATAGATCATTGTGTACCTGCTGCAGATTTTCCTGCCTTATTATTGAAGCTTACCCAACAAAGAATGCCGGCGAGAAAACCAAAAATGGAACAGGCGCCGCTGGGTTTGGAAAAGGATATTGCTGGAGAACTAAAGGGTGCTGGTATGAAAGCCTTTAGCCTGGGAGAATTAAGTCCCTTTTCGTGTCCGGAATGCCATGGCGTACTGGCCCGTATTAAAGAAGGAAGTGTTATTCGCTTTCGTTGTCATACAGGTCATGCTTATTCTGCAGATACATTATTGTCGGGTCTGACAGAACAAATCGAACAGGAGTTGTACAGCGCTATGCGTGGGATGGAAGAAAGTATTTTGTTGCTGAATCATATGGGCGATCATTATGCAGAGGATAATGAGCCTGCAAAAGCCGCTTTCTGCTTCAGGAAAGCGAAAGAAGCGGAAGAACGTTCGCAACAGGTGCGTAATATTATCAACACCCAGGAGGCGCTTACCAGAGAGCGTATCACAGAAGCATTGAGTGTAGGGGAAAACAAAACGGCGTAA